A region of Desulfolithobacter dissulfuricans DNA encodes the following proteins:
- a CDS encoding DUF4390 domain-containing protein, whose translation MTHLLRTMRLTVCFLLVALLLPLSPRAQQEAEPEIVDIIITTSSSHLLLFATIKNCFTDEMIEGVRNGIPVSFTFMVELDQLRNNWFDTTLADLSVTHTMTYDALKEEYHVQLTEFGNRIEKTKSLDEAKQFMTELSGLKVIPLDVLEPDAPYELRIKAKLAEKKLPLGIHYLVPFVSLWDFETDWRAIEFRY comes from the coding sequence ATGACGCACCTGCTCCGTACCATGCGACTGACTGTATGTTTCCTGCTCGTTGCCCTGCTGCTTCCCCTGTCACCCAGGGCCCAGCAGGAAGCCGAGCCGGAGATAGTTGATATCATTATCACCACCTCAAGCAGCCACCTGCTCCTCTTTGCCACCATAAAAAACTGTTTTACCGATGAGATGATCGAGGGCGTACGCAACGGTATCCCGGTATCGTTCACCTTCATGGTGGAACTGGACCAGTTACGCAACAACTGGTTCGACACCACCCTGGCCGATCTGAGCGTCACCCACACCATGACCTATGATGCGCTGAAAGAGGAGTACCATGTCCAGTTGACCGAGTTTGGCAACCGGATCGAAAAGACCAAGTCCCTGGACGAAGCGAAGCAGTTCATGACCGAGCTCAGCGGCCTCAAGGTTATTCCCTTGGACGTGCTGGAGCCCGATGCGCCCTACGAGCTGCGCATCAAGGCAAAGCTGGCGGAAAAAAAGCTGCCCCTGGGTATCCATTACCTTGTGCCCTTTGTCTCCCTGTGGGACTTTGAAACCGACTGGCGCGCCATTGAATTCAGGTACTGA